A single Roseinatronobacter monicus DNA region contains:
- a CDS encoding GH1 family beta-glucosidase, which yields MSALNFTRADFPADFQFGTATSSYQIEGHGFGNAGRTHWDDFAATPGNVVRAENGARACGHYEHWPQDLDLIADAGFDIYRFSTSWARVLPEGRGPVNAEGLDFYDRLVDGMLERGLKPALTLYHWELPSPLADLGGWRNRDIADWFADYTQVLCERIGDRIWSAAPINEPWCVGWLSHFMGQHAPGLRDIRATARAMHHIGLAHGRAIQVMRDLNMPNLGAVCNFEYSLPLTDSAQDRAAATRYDGIYNRWFLGAMFKGAYPEDVLEGLGPHMPAGWQDDMALIRQPLDWLGLNYYTCKRIAHAPGAWPNLSEHVGDLPQTQMGWEICPEGLHHFLRFARDNYTGDLPLYVTENGMANPDTPDTPDTARIAYLNTHLAEVQRAIAEGVPLKGYIIWSLMDNYEWALGYEKRFGLVHVDFETLQRRPKASYHALRAALARD from the coding sequence ATGAGCGCGCTCAACTTTACCCGCGCCGATTTTCCGGCCGATTTCCAGTTTGGCACCGCCACTTCGTCCTATCAGATCGAAGGGCACGGGTTTGGCAATGCCGGACGCACCCATTGGGACGATTTCGCCGCCACCCCCGGCAATGTGGTGCGCGCCGAGAATGGCGCGCGGGCTTGTGGGCATTATGAGCATTGGCCGCAGGATCTGGACCTGATCGCGGATGCGGGCTTTGACATCTACCGCTTCTCGACCTCATGGGCGCGGGTCTTGCCAGAGGGGCGCGGGCCGGTAAATGCCGAAGGGCTGGATTTCTATGACCGGCTGGTGGACGGGATGCTGGAACGGGGGCTGAAACCCGCCCTGACGCTGTATCACTGGGAACTCCCCTCGCCGCTGGCTGATCTGGGCGGATGGCGCAACCGCGATATTGCTGACTGGTTCGCCGACTACACGCAGGTGCTGTGCGAGCGGATCGGCGACCGCATCTGGTCCGCCGCCCCGATAAATGAGCCGTGGTGCGTGGGCTGGCTGTCGCATTTCATGGGCCAGCATGCGCCCGGCCTGCGCGATATTCGCGCCACCGCGCGCGCCATGCATCACATTGGTCTGGCGCATGGGCGCGCCATTCAGGTGATGCGCGACCTGAACATGCCCAATCTGGGGGCCGTGTGTAATTTCGAGTATTCCTTGCCCCTGACCGACAGTGCCCAAGACCGCGCCGCCGCCACGCGTTATGACGGGATTTACAACCGCTGGTTTCTGGGCGCGATGTTCAAAGGCGCATACCCCGAGGATGTGCTTGAAGGGCTTGGCCCGCATATGCCCGCAGGCTGGCAAGATGATATGGCGCTGATCCGCCAACCGCTGGATTGGCTTGGCCTGAACTACTACACCTGCAAGCGCATCGCCCATGCCCCCGGCGCATGGCCCAACCTGTCCGAACATGTCGGCGATCTGCCGCAAACGCAGATGGGCTGGGAAATCTGCCCCGAAGGGCTGCATCATTTCCTGCGTTTCGCGCGCGACAATTACACCGGTGATCTGCCGCTCTATGTTACCGAAAACGGCATGGCCAACCCTGACACACCGGACACGCCAGACACGGCCCGGATTGCGTATCTCAACACCCATCTGGCCGAAGTGCAGCGCGCGATTGCTGAAGGCGTGCCGCTAAAAGGCTATATTATCTGGTCATTGATGGACAATTACGAATGGGCGCTTGGCTATGAGAAGCGCTTTGGCCTTGTTCATGTCGATTTTGAAACCTTGCAGCGCCGTCCGAAAGCGTCGTATCACGCCCTGCGCGCCGCATTGGCGCGAGATTGA